The following proteins come from a genomic window of Salvia hispanica cultivar TCC Black 2014 chromosome 4, UniMelb_Shisp_WGS_1.0, whole genome shotgun sequence:
- the LOC125223843 gene encoding V-type proton ATPase 16 kDa proteolipid subunit — protein sequence MSSTFSGDETAPFFGFLGAAAALVFSCMGAAYGTAKSGVGVASMGVMRPELVMKSIVPVVMAGVLGIYGLIIAVIISTGINPKAKSYYLFDGYAHLSSGLACGLAGLAAGMAIGIVGDAGVRANAQQPKLFVGMILILIFAEALALYGLIVGIILSSRAGQSRAD from the exons ATGTCGTCTACCTTCAGCGGCGATGAAACGGCACCCTTCTTCGGCTTCCtcggcgccgccgccgctctAGTCTTCTCCT GTATGGGAGCGGCGTACGGAACCGCCAAGAGCGGCGTCGGAGTGGCGTCCATGGGCGTGATGAGGCCGGAGCTGGTGATGAAGTCTATTGTTCCGGTGGTTATGGCTGGTGTTTTGGGTATTTATGGTTTGATTATTGCTGTGATTATTAGCACAGGTATTAACCCTAAGGCCAAGTCTTACTACTTGTTTGATGGCTATGCTCACCTCTCTTCTGGACTTGCCTGCGGTCTCGCCGGCCTTGCCGCCGGTATGGCCATCGGAATCGTTGGTGATGCTGGTGTTAG AGCCAATGCACAACAACCAAAGCTCTTCGTCGGTATGATTCTTATCCTCATTTTCGCCGAAGCCTTGGCTCTCTACGGTCTCATTGTTGGCATCATCCTCTCATCTCGTGCTGGTCAGTCTAGAGCAGATTAG
- the LOC125224005 gene encoding bZIP transcription factor 29-like yields MAQTNLKQSPNQIFGTSSHSRSLSQPSFMANNCLPPLSPFPPSEPSLASPNSSFKNMSMEEMDVASRGPVMGLTSPRENPFRGSGLPPRRGHRRSNSDVPLGFSDMIQSSPQLVPISSQGGLGQMANTREKLGNGMLVGVNKVEMEEVNYAKSEDMGERKPEGEVVDNFFQSLMEIDHSDTLNSSGAHGRDRNTLARGTKVAGGDSNIYESENLQKNAASASQIRHFRSLSMDSGIGSFQFGDSPLNLQNSICNRADQLSPSNSLSDNSTDINLDFGRGEFNEVELKKIRADDRLSEIAVSDPKRVKRILANRQSAARSKERKLRYMSELEHKVQTLQTEATTLSAKITIVQKDHAELTNQNNELKFRIHAMEQQAHLRDALHETLTAEVQRLKFGNMGLRDEGRTSNGMAQQVASTKHNMFSLQHQQPNQGQRLSATTSAATTTSSAPTSD; encoded by the exons atggCTCAGACCAATCTGAAGCAATCTCCAAATCAAATATTTGGGACTTCTTCTCACTCGAGGTCTCTATCTCAGCCGTCATTCATGGCGAATAATTGCCTACCCCCTTTAAGCCCTTTTCCTCCTAGTGAGCCTTCATTGGCTTCTCCGAACTCGAGTTTCAAGAACATGTCGATGGAGGAAATGGATGTCGCCTCGCGAGGGCCTGTAATGGGTCTCACTTCTCCGAGGGAGAATCCGTTTCGTGGGAGTGGTCTTCCTCCCCGTAGAGGCCATCGCCGTTCTAACAGTGATGTTCCGTTGGGGTTCTCGGATATGATTCAGTCTTCACCTCAGTTGGTCCCCATAAGCAGCCAGGGAGGTTTAGGCCAAATGGCGAATACAAGGGAGAAGTTGGGAAATGGTATGCTGGTTGGGGTAAACAAAGTCGAGATGGAAGAAGTTAATTATGCAAAAAGTGAGGACATGGGTGAAAGAAAGCCTGAGGGAGAGGTTGTGGATAACTTCTTTCAGTCGCTGATGGAGATAGATCACTCGGATACTTTGAACTCTTCTGGCGCCCACGGCAGAGATAGGAACACCCTTGCCAGGGGCACAAAGGTTGCTGGTGGCGATAGCAACATTTATGAATCTGAAAACTTACAAAAGAATGCTGCTTCTGCATCCCAAATTCGGCATTTTAGGAGCCTTTCAATGGATAGTGGCATTGGAAGCTTTCAGTTTGGTGACTCGCCACTAAATTTACAGAACTCTATATGTAATCGGGCAGATCAGCTCTCGCCTAGCAATTCACTGAGTGACAACTCAACTGATATTAATTTGGACTTTGGACGTGGTGAATTTAATGAAGTTGAGCTGAAAAAGATAAGGGCGGATGACAGGCTCTCAGAAATTGCAGTATCGGATCCAAAGCGAGTAAAGAG GATATTGGCAAACCGGCAATCAGCTGCTCGTTCGAAGGAGAGGAAGCTCCGGTACATGTCTGAATTGGAACATAAGGTGCAGACACTGCAAACAGAGGCCACCACGCTTTCAGCTAAAATTACTATTGTCCAG AAAGACCATGCTGAGTTGACTAATCAGAACAATGAGTTGAAATTCCGCATTCATGCTATGGAGCAACAAGCACATTTGAGAGACG CTCTGCACGAGACGTTGACTGCAGAAGTTCAGCGCTTGAAGTTTGGAAATATGGGGCTTAGAGACGAGGGTAGAACTTCTAATGGCATGGCACAGCAGGTAGCTAGTACGAAGCATAACATGTTCTCTCTGCAGCATCAGCAGCCCAATCAAGGACAACGGCTATCTGCTACAACTTCAGCTGCAACTACAACTTCATCTGCTCCTACTTCTGATTAG
- the LOC125223933 gene encoding uncharacterized protein LOC125223933 isoform X2, with product MGQSSSMEQGVSPELRKVQSLAASTGALPSLQKSFPLLSNLQTQSIPLASLQKCFDLTCANVESDKDVVLKELPLLFSHLGSAIVELFFVADKNGVNEVEFLRGYTNICGRAVASTLLNNLFRVFSVPCSKAGLQVDLQFELFDDNCKVSGALLPHDVRMLLCLCWIFSCDSRMFRGNAGQSEGKFSIPDISHLVSSAIEACSEGDAGLDFWDSNVSKIDIQLPAVKIHLWALKNVPHLADCFQQFVHARLCYPTAPEEKSEPSCSFANESSSPEISKIRLLTPGRAWAISLTLRGAIHEEVSKSCFPSEDYQTNENLLYQSSVDGKGLNRFWSRVGGYNGPTLMLISACEQKSNARPWIIGALTNAGFENKDIYYGNSGSLYALSPVFHAYLSSGREKNYVYSHSHGRAYEAKPKPVGVAFGGSLGNERIFLDDDFAKVTVRHHAVDKTYQHGNLFPNQKRDTYI from the exons ATGGGGCAATCATCATCGATGGAGCAGGGAGTATCACCGGAGCTACGCAAAGTACAATCACTAGCTGCATCAACTGGAGCCCTTCCTTCTCTCCAGAAATCATttcctcttctctctaatCTCCAAACTCAATCAATTCCTCTCGCTTCTCTTCAG AAATGTTTCGATTTGACTTGTGCGAATGTGGAATCTGATAAAGATGTGGTGCTTAAGGAATTGCCCCTATTGTTTAGTCATCTAGGTTCTGCAATAGTTGAATTGTTTTTTGTGGCTGATAAAAATGGAGTGAATGAGGTAGAGTTTTTGAGAGGTTACACCAATATCTGCGGAAGGGCGGTTGCTTCCACATTGTTAAACAATTTGTTTCGAGTATTTTCCGTGCCATGTTCGAAGGCCGGGCTCCAAGTCGATCTGCAGTTTGAGCTATTTGATGATAATTGCAAAGTTAGTGGGGCGTTGTTGCCCCATGATGTTCGTATGCTTCTGTGCCTCTGTTGGATTTTCTCCTGTGATTCTAGGATGTTTAGAGGGAATGCAGGGCAGAGTGAAGGGAAATTTAGTATTCCAGATATCTCTCATTTGGTATCCTCGGCTATTGAGGCGTGTAGTGAAGGAGATGCTGGTTTGGATTTTTGGGACTCCAATGTGTCGAAGATAGATATTCAACTTCCTGCTGTGAAAATTCATCTTTGGGCATTGAAGAATGTACCACACCTCGCAGATTGCTTTCAGCAATTCGTTCATGCAAGACTCTGTTACCCCACGGCCCCGGAG GAGAAATCAGAGCCATCATGCTCTTTTGCTAATGAGAGCTCCTCTCcagaaatttctaaaattcgGCTTTTGACTCCTGGAAGGGCCTGGGCCATCTCACTCACCTTGAGAGGTGCTATACATGAAGAGGTGTCAAAATCTTGTTTTCCCAGTGAAGATTATCAAACGAACGAAAACCTACTTTACCA ATCCTCTGTTGATGGCAAAGGTCTTAACCGCTTTTGGTCAAGGGTCGGGGGCTACAATGGTCCAACACTAATGCTTATTTCTGCATGTGAGCAAAAGAGCAACGCAAGGCCATGGATCATTGGTGCGCTCACAAATGCGGGCTTTGAAAATAAAGATATATATTATGGGAATTCTGGCAGTCTGTATGCTTTAAGTCCAGTCTTTCATGCATACTTATCCTCAG GAAGGGAGAAAAATTATGTCTACAGTCATTCGCACGGTAGGGCTTATGAAGCTAAACCCAAACCAGTGGGAGTTGCGTTTGGTGGATCTTTAGGAaatgaaagaatatttttggatGACGATTTTGCGAAAGTTACTGTTCGTCACCATGCTGTTGATAAAACATACCAACATGGCAACCTTTTCCCCAATCAG AAGAGAGACACTTATATTTGA
- the LOC125223934 gene encoding uncharacterized protein LOC125223934 produces MLKFLSKVKIEFNALDPRLASCMEFLAQCNARKAKESNPSCQIQVKRRTDDFPPQITVTFANGVEETFDATSTPAQHIRALILDKGRVLETEQMFREAGEKWPVVIPDHELHQPFTGIKPKKAEDKPQQ; encoded by the exons atgttgaaatttttgtcGAAGGTGAAGATCGAATTCAATGCGCTGGACCCTCGATTGGCGTCCTGCATGGAGTTCCTTGCGCAGTGCAACGCACGCAAGGCCAAGGAATCCAACCCCAGCTGCCAGATCCAGGTCAAGCGCCGCACCGACGATTTCCCGCCCCAGATCACCGTCACCTTCGCCAACGGCGTCGAGGAGACCTTCGACGCCACCTCCACCCCAGCGCAGCACATCCGCGCCCTCATCCTCGACAAGGGCCGGGTCCTTGAGACCGAGCAGATGTTCCGCGAGGCCGGCGAGAAATGGCCCGTTGTTATCCCCGATCACGAGCTTCACCAGCCTTTTACTGGAATTAAG CCAAAGAAAGCAGAGGACAAACCGCAGCAGTGA
- the LOC125223669 gene encoding protein IQ-DOMAIN 32-like isoform X1, with translation MGKSTASCFKIIACGSDSVDHGDLQTPQSKLSSARSGWSFRKRSARHQVLSNTIISEAPSYTESPEATVANLPVQPNLSVPEKASVIQWTDEKHRLSAQVDSNLSNVIATDEEECSVDATPKESSAILIQAAIRGYLVRRMLLKQKNIIKLQAAIRGHLVRRHAVGTLRCVLAIIKMQALIRARHIRLKGSGDFEKKKKISVMDGLNSTVLRSKTEAKANSTSAYISIKKLLGNKFASQLMESMPKTKSINIKCDPAKSDSAWKWLERWMSVSPVSNKEQDKSGSAPEQHEKENIGCEPKDLKSALGPSAESSENYENLITRDADNLDIHASSDPLLTSHPKLQNAEKSNSRYEMAESGVVEMMETGLIGNMEAKPVLVKYETNNQQAMHESEEFSFVQPEIERKRFPHKASNPSFIAAHSKFEELSSAGPPFNSGEIGLNNASLSNAVTIQVAGSECGTELSVTSTLDSPDMSDGGVYDLELEPKILEETDHPRSREKLEHEAFENSSILGTELSYANIDHLERNETVHPSSGEHVNSVLASESPPHAKKLESDQSNTQQVKPGSDAIHIVDKSLTKVSPRSNVTLPKSQAKLSSQVSVSPKKSNGGKVNSNEKKKSLSADKSSVSTPNYDSPTQSSLKPAEEPKSGKRRKSFGSTKLEFTDQEPREASSQNSLPSYMQPTKSARAKALSSGSLKSSPDAQDKDIILKNRPYHPGKNEREGSPRIQHSPSQAQQNAKGNDTHSPQALALARLWTWTTQPPTTAVTSHDWPYYSG, from the exons ATGGGAAAATCAACTGCGTCATGCTTCAAGATCATCGCCTGCGGCAGCGATTCCGTCGACCATGGAGATCTTCAAACGCCTCAA AGCAAGCTCTCAAGTGCCCGGAGTGGGTGGAGTTTTCGGAAGAGATCTGCTAGACATCAAGTATTGAGTAACACTATTATCTCAGAAGCACCTTCTTACACTGAAAGCCCAGAGGCTACTGTTGCCAACTTACCAGTGCAGCCAAACTTGTCTGTTCCAGAGAAGGCATCTGTAATTCAATGGACGGATGAAAAGCACAGGTTGTCTGCTCAAGTAGACTCAAATCTTTCAAACGTAATCGCTACTGATGAAGAGGAGTGTAGTGTAGATGCAACCCCCAAAGAGTCCAGTGCCATCCTAATCCAAGCTGCCATCAGGGGATATCTG GTCCGAAGGATGCTTCTGAAGCAGAAGAACATTATCAAACTCCAAGCTGCTATAAGAGGTCATTTAGTTCGAAGGCATGCTGTTGGTACTCTTCGGTGTGTTCTAGCCATTATCAAAATGCAAGCTCTTATACGAGCACGCCATATCCGTCTCAAAGGATCGGGTGActttgagaagaagaagaaaattagtgTCATGGATGGTCTCAATTCAACAGTCTTG AGGAGCAAAACAGAAGCCAAGGCAAATAGTACAAGCgcttatatttcaattaagaAGTTACTCGGCAATAAATTTGCTTCTCAG CTTATGGAATCTATGCCAAAGACAAAGTCCATCAACATCAAATGTGACCCTGCAAAATCAGATTCTGCATGGAAATGGCTTGAAAGATGGATGTCAGTTTCACCAGTGAGCAACAAAGAGCAAGACAAATCTGGGTCAGCTCCAGAACAGCATGAGAAGGAAAACATTGGGTGTGAGCCGAAAGACTTAAAATCTGCTTTGGGACCATCAGCTGAATCATCTGAAAACTATGAAAACTTGATAACCCGTGATGCTGACAACTTAGATATCCATGCATCATCAGACCCTCTATTGACTAGTCATCCCAAACTGCAGAACGCTGAAAAGTCAAATTCAAGATATGAAATGGCAGAATCAGGTGTTGTTGAAATGATGGAAACAGGTCTGATAGGAAATATGGAAGCCAAGCCTGTCTTAGTTAAGTACGAAACTAATAATCAGCAAGCCATGCACGAGTCAGAAGAGTTCTCCTTTGTGCAACCCGAAATTGAGAGGAAAAGGTTTCCTCACAAGGCAAGCAATCCCTCTTTTATTGCCGCCCATTCAAAATTCGAAGAACTAAGTTCTGCTGGTCCACCATTTAACTCTGGGGAAATTGGATTAAATAATGCTTCCCTATCCAATGCCGTGACCATTCAAGTTGCTGGCTCAGAATGTGGTACTGAGCTTTCCGTTACTTCTACCCTTGATTCACCAGATATGTCGGATGGGGGAGTCTATGATCTTGAGTTGGAACCTAAAATTTTAGAAGAAACTGACCATCCTAGAAGCAGAGAGAAATTAGAACATGAAGCTTTTGAGAACTCTAGCATATTGGGAACTGAACTGTCATATGCCAACATCGATCACTTGGAGAGAAATGAAACTGTCCACCCATCTTCTGGTGAGCACGTTAATTCTGTGCTTGCTTCAGAATCACCACCCCATGCGAAGAAGCTGGAATCAGATCAAAGTAACACGCAGCAGGTGAAACCGGGATCTGATGCAATCCATATTGTGGACAAGTCATTAACTAAAGTTTCTCCAAGAAGCAATGTAACTCTCCCTAAATCTCAAGCAAAGCTTTCCAGCCAAGTTTCTGTCAGTCCCAAGAAAAGCAATGGTGGAAAAGTTAATTCCAATGAAAAGAAGAAATCTTTATCTGCTGATAAGAGTTCCGTCTCTACTCCTAATTACGATTCTCCCACTCAAAGTAGTTTGAAGCCGGCAGAGGAGCCTAAATCTGGAAAGAGGCGTAAATCCTTTGGTTCGACAAAACTTGAATTTACAGATCAGGAACCAAGAGAAGCTAGTAGCCAAAATTCGCTACCAAGTTACATGCAGCCAACTAAATCAGCACGAGCCAAAGCATTATCCAGTGGATCTCTAAAATCAAGTCCTGATGCACAAGACAAGGATATCATCCTCAAAAACAGACCCTACCATCctggtaaaaatgaaagagaaggATCTCCCCGTATTCAGCATTCCCCATCTCAGGCACAACAGAATGCAAAAGGAAATGACACCCACTCCCCTCAAG CCCTTGCCCTTGCGCGTTTGTGGACATGGACGACTCAACCACCAACGACAGCTGTCACCAGCCACGACTGGCCTTATTATTCTGGTTGA
- the LOC125223311 gene encoding histone H3.3 has product MARTKQTARKSTGGKAPRKQLATKAARKSAPTTGGVKKPHRYRPGTVALREIRKYQKSTELLIRKLPFQRLVREIAQDFKTDLRFQSHAVLALQEAAEAYLVGLFEDTNLCAIHAKRVTIMPKDIQLARRIRGERA; this is encoded by the exons ATGGCTCGTACCAAGCAAACCGCGCGTAAATCCACCGGAGGAAAGGCTCCGAGGAAGCAGCTCGCTACAAAG GCTGCCAGGAAATCAGCTCCGACCACCGGCGGAGTGAAGAAGCCCCATCGTTACCGCCCTGGAACCGTCGCTCTTCG TGAAATCCGGAAATACCAGAAGAGCACGGAGCTTCTGATCCGCAAGCTTCCGTTCCAGAGACTGGTTCGTGAAATCGCTCAGGATTTCAAGACCGATTTGAGGTTTCAGAGCCACGCCGTGCTGGCGCTGCaggaggcggcggaggcgtATCTGGTTGGGCTCTTTGAGGATACCAATTTGTGCGCGATTCACGCGAAGAGGGTTACTATTATGCCTAAGGATATTCAACTTGCTAGGCGGATTCGCGGCGAGCGTGCTTGA
- the LOC125223933 gene encoding uncharacterized protein LOC125223933 isoform X1 codes for MGQSSSMEQGVSPELRKVQSLAASTGALPSLQKSFPLLSNLQTQSIPLASLQKCFDLTCANVESDKDVVLKELPLLFSHLGSAIVELFFVADKNGVNEVEFLRGYTNICGRAVASTLLNNLFRVFSVPCSKAGLQVDLQFELFDDNCKVSGALLPHDVRMLLCLCWIFSCDSRMFRGNAGQSEGKFSIPDISHLVSSAIEACSEGDAGLDFWDSNVSKIDIQLPAVKIHLWALKNVPHLADCFQQFVHARLCYPTAPEEKSEPSCSFANESSSPEISKIRLLTPGRAWAISLTLRGAIHEEVSKSCFPSEDYQTNENLLYQSSVDGKGLNRFWSRVGGYNGPTLMLISACEQKSNARPWIIGALTNAGFENKDIYYGNSGSLYALSPVFHAYLSSGREKNYVYSHSHGRAYEAKPKPVGVAFGGSLGNERIFLDDDFAKVTVRHHAVDKTYQHGNLFPNQGFLPTEASVFQVEVWGLGGRSAREVQASLQKREEIFTDQRRRIDLKTFSNWEDSPEKMMMDMMSNPNAVTREER; via the exons ATGGGGCAATCATCATCGATGGAGCAGGGAGTATCACCGGAGCTACGCAAAGTACAATCACTAGCTGCATCAACTGGAGCCCTTCCTTCTCTCCAGAAATCATttcctcttctctctaatCTCCAAACTCAATCAATTCCTCTCGCTTCTCTTCAG AAATGTTTCGATTTGACTTGTGCGAATGTGGAATCTGATAAAGATGTGGTGCTTAAGGAATTGCCCCTATTGTTTAGTCATCTAGGTTCTGCAATAGTTGAATTGTTTTTTGTGGCTGATAAAAATGGAGTGAATGAGGTAGAGTTTTTGAGAGGTTACACCAATATCTGCGGAAGGGCGGTTGCTTCCACATTGTTAAACAATTTGTTTCGAGTATTTTCCGTGCCATGTTCGAAGGCCGGGCTCCAAGTCGATCTGCAGTTTGAGCTATTTGATGATAATTGCAAAGTTAGTGGGGCGTTGTTGCCCCATGATGTTCGTATGCTTCTGTGCCTCTGTTGGATTTTCTCCTGTGATTCTAGGATGTTTAGAGGGAATGCAGGGCAGAGTGAAGGGAAATTTAGTATTCCAGATATCTCTCATTTGGTATCCTCGGCTATTGAGGCGTGTAGTGAAGGAGATGCTGGTTTGGATTTTTGGGACTCCAATGTGTCGAAGATAGATATTCAACTTCCTGCTGTGAAAATTCATCTTTGGGCATTGAAGAATGTACCACACCTCGCAGATTGCTTTCAGCAATTCGTTCATGCAAGACTCTGTTACCCCACGGCCCCGGAG GAGAAATCAGAGCCATCATGCTCTTTTGCTAATGAGAGCTCCTCTCcagaaatttctaaaattcgGCTTTTGACTCCTGGAAGGGCCTGGGCCATCTCACTCACCTTGAGAGGTGCTATACATGAAGAGGTGTCAAAATCTTGTTTTCCCAGTGAAGATTATCAAACGAACGAAAACCTACTTTACCA ATCCTCTGTTGATGGCAAAGGTCTTAACCGCTTTTGGTCAAGGGTCGGGGGCTACAATGGTCCAACACTAATGCTTATTTCTGCATGTGAGCAAAAGAGCAACGCAAGGCCATGGATCATTGGTGCGCTCACAAATGCGGGCTTTGAAAATAAAGATATATATTATGGGAATTCTGGCAGTCTGTATGCTTTAAGTCCAGTCTTTCATGCATACTTATCCTCAG GAAGGGAGAAAAATTATGTCTACAGTCATTCGCACGGTAGGGCTTATGAAGCTAAACCCAAACCAGTGGGAGTTGCGTTTGGTGGATCTTTAGGAaatgaaagaatatttttggatGACGATTTTGCGAAAGTTACTGTTCGTCACCATGCTGTTGATAAAACATACCAACATGGCAACCTTTTCCCCAATCAG GGATTTCTCCCAACTGAAGCCTCGGTTTTCCAAGTAGAGGTATGGGGATTAGGCGGGAGATCTGCTCGAGAGGTACAAGCTTCTCTTCAGAAGCGAGAAGAAATTTTTACAGATCAAAGGCGCAGG ATCGACTTAAAGACATTTTCCAATTGGGAAGATTCACCCGAAAAGATGATGATGGATATGATGTCCAATCCGAATGCAGTTACACGTGAAGAACGATGA
- the LOC125223669 gene encoding protein IQ-DOMAIN 32-like isoform X2 translates to MGKSTASCFKIIACGSDSVDHGDLQTPQSKLSSARSGWSFRKRSARHQVLSNTIISEAPSYTESPEATVANLPVQPNLSVPEKASVIQWTDEKHRLSAQVDSNLSNVIATDEEECSVDATPKESSAILIQAAIRGYLVRRMLLKQKNIIKLQAAIRGHLVRRHAVGTLRCVLAIIKMQALIRARHIRLKGSGDFEKKKKISVMDGLNSTVLRSKTEAKANSTSAYISIKKLLGNKFASQLMESMPKTKSINIKCDPAKSDSAWKWLERWMSVSPVSNKEQDKSGSAPEQHEKENIGCEPKDLKSALGPSAESSENYENLITRDADNLDIHASSDPLLTSHPKLQNAEKSNSRYEMAESGVVEMMETGLIGNMEAKPVLVKYETNNQQAMHESEEFSFVQPEIERKRFPHKASNPSFIAAHSKFEELSSAGPPFNSGEIGLNNASLSNAVTIQVAGSECGTELSVTSTLDSPDMSDGGVYDLELEPKILEETDHPRSREKLEHEAFENSSILGTELSYANIDHLERNETVHPSSGEHVNSVLASESPPHAKKLESDQSNTQQVKPGSDAIHIVDKSLTKVSPRSNVTLPKSQAKLSSQVSVSPKKSNGGKVNSNEKKKSLSADKSSVSTPNYDSPTQSSLKPAEEPKSGKRRKSFGSTKLEFTDQEPREASSQNSLPSYMQPTKSARAKALSSGSLKSSPDAQDKDIILKNRPYHPGKNEREGSPRIQHSPSQAQQNAKGNDTHSPQGRKWLR, encoded by the exons ATGGGAAAATCAACTGCGTCATGCTTCAAGATCATCGCCTGCGGCAGCGATTCCGTCGACCATGGAGATCTTCAAACGCCTCAA AGCAAGCTCTCAAGTGCCCGGAGTGGGTGGAGTTTTCGGAAGAGATCTGCTAGACATCAAGTATTGAGTAACACTATTATCTCAGAAGCACCTTCTTACACTGAAAGCCCAGAGGCTACTGTTGCCAACTTACCAGTGCAGCCAAACTTGTCTGTTCCAGAGAAGGCATCTGTAATTCAATGGACGGATGAAAAGCACAGGTTGTCTGCTCAAGTAGACTCAAATCTTTCAAACGTAATCGCTACTGATGAAGAGGAGTGTAGTGTAGATGCAACCCCCAAAGAGTCCAGTGCCATCCTAATCCAAGCTGCCATCAGGGGATATCTG GTCCGAAGGATGCTTCTGAAGCAGAAGAACATTATCAAACTCCAAGCTGCTATAAGAGGTCATTTAGTTCGAAGGCATGCTGTTGGTACTCTTCGGTGTGTTCTAGCCATTATCAAAATGCAAGCTCTTATACGAGCACGCCATATCCGTCTCAAAGGATCGGGTGActttgagaagaagaagaaaattagtgTCATGGATGGTCTCAATTCAACAGTCTTG AGGAGCAAAACAGAAGCCAAGGCAAATAGTACAAGCgcttatatttcaattaagaAGTTACTCGGCAATAAATTTGCTTCTCAG CTTATGGAATCTATGCCAAAGACAAAGTCCATCAACATCAAATGTGACCCTGCAAAATCAGATTCTGCATGGAAATGGCTTGAAAGATGGATGTCAGTTTCACCAGTGAGCAACAAAGAGCAAGACAAATCTGGGTCAGCTCCAGAACAGCATGAGAAGGAAAACATTGGGTGTGAGCCGAAAGACTTAAAATCTGCTTTGGGACCATCAGCTGAATCATCTGAAAACTATGAAAACTTGATAACCCGTGATGCTGACAACTTAGATATCCATGCATCATCAGACCCTCTATTGACTAGTCATCCCAAACTGCAGAACGCTGAAAAGTCAAATTCAAGATATGAAATGGCAGAATCAGGTGTTGTTGAAATGATGGAAACAGGTCTGATAGGAAATATGGAAGCCAAGCCTGTCTTAGTTAAGTACGAAACTAATAATCAGCAAGCCATGCACGAGTCAGAAGAGTTCTCCTTTGTGCAACCCGAAATTGAGAGGAAAAGGTTTCCTCACAAGGCAAGCAATCCCTCTTTTATTGCCGCCCATTCAAAATTCGAAGAACTAAGTTCTGCTGGTCCACCATTTAACTCTGGGGAAATTGGATTAAATAATGCTTCCCTATCCAATGCCGTGACCATTCAAGTTGCTGGCTCAGAATGTGGTACTGAGCTTTCCGTTACTTCTACCCTTGATTCACCAGATATGTCGGATGGGGGAGTCTATGATCTTGAGTTGGAACCTAAAATTTTAGAAGAAACTGACCATCCTAGAAGCAGAGAGAAATTAGAACATGAAGCTTTTGAGAACTCTAGCATATTGGGAACTGAACTGTCATATGCCAACATCGATCACTTGGAGAGAAATGAAACTGTCCACCCATCTTCTGGTGAGCACGTTAATTCTGTGCTTGCTTCAGAATCACCACCCCATGCGAAGAAGCTGGAATCAGATCAAAGTAACACGCAGCAGGTGAAACCGGGATCTGATGCAATCCATATTGTGGACAAGTCATTAACTAAAGTTTCTCCAAGAAGCAATGTAACTCTCCCTAAATCTCAAGCAAAGCTTTCCAGCCAAGTTTCTGTCAGTCCCAAGAAAAGCAATGGTGGAAAAGTTAATTCCAATGAAAAGAAGAAATCTTTATCTGCTGATAAGAGTTCCGTCTCTACTCCTAATTACGATTCTCCCACTCAAAGTAGTTTGAAGCCGGCAGAGGAGCCTAAATCTGGAAAGAGGCGTAAATCCTTTGGTTCGACAAAACTTGAATTTACAGATCAGGAACCAAGAGAAGCTAGTAGCCAAAATTCGCTACCAAGTTACATGCAGCCAACTAAATCAGCACGAGCCAAAGCATTATCCAGTGGATCTCTAAAATCAAGTCCTGATGCACAAGACAAGGATATCATCCTCAAAAACAGACCCTACCATCctggtaaaaatgaaagagaaggATCTCCCCGTATTCAGCATTCCCCATCTCAGGCACAACAGAATGCAAAAGGAAATGACACCCACTCCCCTCAAG GCCGGAAATGGCTGCGCTAG